From the genome of Deltaproteobacteria bacterium:
TGATCCGGTTGAGCGCGTTTCCAAGATGCTCCACCACCACCGGCGCCAGACCCTTTGAGGGCTCATCGATCAACACGATGCGATGATCCAGCACAAGGGCCAGGGAAATGGCGAGCATCTGTTTCTGGCCCCCGGAAAGGACCCCGGCCTTGGAGTGGAGAAACCGCTTGAGGTCCGGAAACAGTTGAAAAATCGATTCCATCCGTTGCCGGCCCGCTTCACTCTCCTTGAACATGGCCAGCCTAAGGTTTTCCTCCACGGTCAGGGTGTAGAGCACGGCCCGGTCCTCGGGCACAAATCCGATGCCGAGCCGGGCAATATCAAAGGGTTTGAGGCCTTGTATGGCCTGTCCATCCAGCACGATGCTCCCGGATCTGGCGGGATACAGCCCCATGACGGTCCGCAGGGTGGTGGACTTGCCGGCGCCGTTTCGTCCCACCAGCACCGTGGCCCTCCCCGGTTTTACGTCAAGGGATACCCCTTGGAGAATATGGTGCTGCCCGATGTAGGTGTGGACATCCTTCAGAGATAAGATCGGTTCAGCCATGGGTGAGCCCTCCGCCCAGATAGGCTTCCTGGACCTCCTGGTTTTGGGCGACAGCGTCCGGAGGGCCGTCGCATATGAGAGCACCGTCTTTGAGGACGGCGATGGTGTCGGAAACGGTCATGATCATGTCGAACTTGTGCTCCACCAGCAGAATGGTCCGGTTCCCGCCCGCCTTGATCTCCTGGATGATCTCCAGAATGGCCGGGACCTCCTCCAGACTCATGCCTGCGGTCGGCTCATCCAGGAGCAGCACCTCCGGGTTGAGGGCCAGAAG
Proteins encoded in this window:
- a CDS encoding ABC transporter ATP-binding protein gives rise to the protein MAEPILSLKDVHTYIGQHHILQGVSLDVKPGRATVLVGRNGAGKSTTLRTVMGLYPARSGSIVLDGQAIQGLKPFDIARLGIGFVPEDRAVLYTLTVEENLRLAMFKESEAGRQRMESIFQLFPDLKRFLHSKAGVLSGGQKQMLAISLALVLDHRIVLIDEPSKGLAPVVVEHLGNALNRIKDTTTVVLVEQNFYLASVVGQDYFILDDGRVAHQGLMEDLVNDHQLKQKYLGIG